The Exiguobacterium aurantiacum DSM 6208 genome includes a window with the following:
- the radA gene encoding DNA repair protein RadA, with protein sequence MAKIKTKYVCQSCGYESAKWMGRCPGCNEWNTLVEEFVEEKKAKRGAAFVHSSSRQLKPERLADVVSQEETRVHTNSQEFDRVLGGGIVPGSLVLVGGDPGIGKSTILLQVSAHLAHSGRKVLYISGEESLKQTKLRAERLGLPTQDLYVLAETDMLMIERVIDEEKPGFVIIDSIQTVYMDEIQSAPGSVAQVRECTAALMKIAKTRGVAVFIVGHVTKQGSIAGPRLLEHMVDAVLYFEGERHHTFRILRAVKNRFGSTNEIGIFEMKEGGLEEVLNPSEIFLEERTAGVSGSTVVASMEGTRTVLVELQALISPTSFGNPRRMATGIDQNRVALLMAVLEKRSGLLLQTQDAYLKAAGGVKLDEPAIDLAICVSIASSFRDRPTRPTDVCIGEVGLTGEVRRVSRIEQRVAEAAKLGFTRAIIPKNNLGGWTAPSGIDVVGVSTVDEALQLTIPF encoded by the coding sequence ATGGCTAAAATTAAAACGAAATATGTATGTCAATCTTGTGGCTACGAATCTGCCAAATGGATGGGGCGTTGCCCAGGATGTAATGAATGGAACACGCTCGTTGAAGAATTCGTCGAAGAGAAAAAGGCGAAACGAGGCGCCGCATTCGTGCATAGTTCATCGAGGCAGTTGAAACCGGAACGTCTCGCGGACGTCGTCTCGCAAGAAGAGACGCGCGTCCATACGAACAGTCAAGAGTTCGACCGTGTGCTCGGAGGCGGGATCGTGCCTGGTTCGCTCGTCCTTGTCGGAGGCGACCCGGGAATCGGGAAATCGACGATTTTGCTCCAAGTGAGTGCCCACCTGGCCCATAGCGGCCGAAAAGTGCTCTACATTTCAGGTGAGGAGTCGCTCAAACAGACGAAGCTTCGTGCTGAACGGCTCGGCCTGCCGACGCAGGATTTATATGTGCTCGCTGAGACGGATATGTTGATGATTGAGCGAGTCATCGACGAAGAAAAACCTGGGTTCGTCATCATCGACTCGATTCAAACGGTCTACATGGATGAGATTCAATCGGCGCCGGGCAGCGTCGCCCAAGTGCGAGAATGTACCGCCGCCTTGATGAAGATTGCTAAAACGCGAGGGGTGGCCGTCTTTATCGTCGGTCACGTCACGAAACAAGGCTCGATTGCCGGACCGCGTTTGCTTGAACACATGGTCGATGCTGTCCTTTATTTCGAAGGTGAACGTCACCACACGTTCCGAATCTTACGGGCTGTCAAAAACCGTTTCGGCTCGACGAACGAGATTGGTATCTTTGAAATGAAGGAAGGCGGGCTCGAGGAAGTGCTCAATCCGTCCGAGATATTTTTAGAAGAACGGACGGCCGGCGTATCGGGTTCGACCGTCGTCGCTTCGATGGAAGGGACGAGGACGGTGCTCGTCGAACTGCAAGCGCTCATCTCCCCGACCTCGTTCGGTAACCCACGGCGGATGGCGACGGGGATTGACCAAAACCGGGTCGCGCTACTCATGGCCGTGCTCGAGAAACGTTCCGGGCTTTTGCTTCAGACGCAAGATGCCTATTTGAAAGCGGCCGGCGGGGTCAAACTCGATGAACCGGCGATCGACTTGGCGATTTGCGTGTCCATCGCTTCGAGTTTCCGTGACCGTCCGACCCGACCGACGGACGTATGCATCGGGGAAGTCGGCTTGACCGGTGAAGTACGTCGTGTCTCACGAATCGAGCAGCGCGTCGCCGAAGCGGCCAAGCTCGGATTCACTCGAGCCATCATCCCGAAAAACAATCTTGGCGGCTGGACGGCCCCATCCGGGATCGACGTCGTCGGAGTCAGTACTGTCGATGAGGCGCTCCAGCTCACCATCCCGTTCTAA
- a CDS encoding PIN/TRAM domain-containing protein, producing the protein MKIAVRIGFILIGLVVGWFGIIEAMLLLGDLGVNVPAWLTIPYVASLIGGLIFFILSLFLTNGVVKFIRFVEERLVRLPVGDILFGSIGLIIGLLIAFLISVSLEVTNIFLLSKIVPIFVTALFGYFGFAVGYRKRNEWIKLFVKSEREKQPAEPVRRSNDKILDTSVIIDGRIADIAKTGFIEGTLIVPQFVIGELQYIADSSDTLKRNRGRRGLDILKELQDNDRIEVEIYDGDFEDVAEVDIKLIKLAELKNGIVVTNDYNLNKVCEVRNVPVLNINDLANSVKQIVIPGEEMVVTVIKEGKEQNQGVAYLEDGTMVVVEGGRKLISKTLPVVVTSVLQTSAGRMIFARPE; encoded by the coding sequence GTGAAGATTGCAGTGCGAATCGGATTTATTCTAATCGGACTCGTCGTCGGATGGTTCGGGATTATCGAAGCGATGCTTCTTCTCGGAGACCTAGGTGTGAACGTACCCGCTTGGTTGACGATTCCATACGTGGCTAGTTTGATTGGTGGACTTATCTTCTTCATTCTTAGTTTATTCTTGACCAATGGGGTCGTTAAATTTATCCGTTTTGTTGAAGAACGGCTCGTCCGTTTACCGGTCGGGGATATTTTATTCGGGTCGATCGGATTGATCATCGGGTTGTTAATCGCCTTTTTGATCAGCGTCTCACTCGAAGTGACGAACATTTTCTTGCTCAGTAAAATCGTTCCGATTTTCGTGACCGCCTTGTTCGGTTATTTCGGATTTGCCGTCGGGTATCGCAAGCGAAACGAATGGATCAAATTATTCGTGAAAAGTGAGCGTGAGAAGCAGCCGGCTGAGCCGGTTCGTCGTTCAAACGATAAAATATTGGATACGAGCGTCATCATCGATGGCCGGATTGCCGACATTGCGAAAACAGGGTTTATCGAAGGCACGCTCATCGTCCCGCAATTCGTGATTGGCGAGCTTCAGTATATCGCCGATTCGTCGGATACGTTGAAACGAAATCGCGGCCGTCGCGGTCTCGACATCTTGAAAGAGTTACAAGACAACGATCGCATCGAAGTCGAGATTTACGATGGAGATTTTGAAGATGTGGCGGAAGTCGACATCAAGTTGATCAAACTGGCTGAACTCAAGAATGGCATCGTCGTCACAAACGACTACAACTTGAACAAAGTGTGTGAAGTCCGCAACGTCCCGGTCTTGAACATTAACGACTTGGCTAACTCGGTGAAACAGATTGTCATCCCGGGAGAAGAGATGGTCGTTACAGTCATTAAAGAAGGAAAAGAACAAAATCAAGGAGTCGCCTACCTTGAAGACGGGACGATGGTCGTCGTCGAAGGGGGACGCAAACTCATCTCGAAGACGTTACCGGTCGTCGTGACGAGTGTACTCCAGACCTCGGCGGGTCGAATGATTTTTGCTCGTCCTGAATAA
- the ispD gene encoding 2-C-methyl-D-erythritol 4-phosphate cytidylyltransferase — protein MVRYSVVIPAAGQGKRMGANENKLRLALHGKPIIVWTVEAFARDSWCDHIVLAIQPEEAEWFESMLAHISTPITYVAGGKERQESVRAGLHAVDADRVVLIHDGARPFVRMSQLHEVAEAAQTNGAILAVPVKDTVKQVAAGVIQQTVPREALWLAQTPQAFPAAEIRAIHDRAESARVVGTDDASLFEWAGKEVTVIPGDYHNIKMTTPEDLLFGEAILTKEDYR, from the coding sequence ATGGTACGTTATTCAGTCGTCATCCCGGCAGCCGGACAAGGCAAACGGATGGGAGCGAATGAAAACAAATTAAGATTAGCGCTTCATGGGAAACCGATTATCGTCTGGACGGTCGAGGCGTTCGCCCGTGACTCGTGGTGTGACCACATCGTGTTGGCGATTCAACCGGAAGAGGCAGAATGGTTTGAATCGATGCTCGCCCACATTAGCACGCCGATCACGTATGTGGCCGGTGGAAAGGAACGACAAGAAAGTGTGCGGGCCGGGCTTCACGCCGTCGATGCAGATCGTGTCGTGTTGATCCATGACGGGGCGCGTCCGTTCGTGCGCATGAGTCAGTTACATGAAGTGGCGGAAGCGGCACAGACGAACGGGGCCATTTTGGCTGTCCCGGTGAAAGACACCGTCAAACAAGTGGCGGCTGGGGTGATTCAACAAACCGTTCCTCGTGAGGCGCTATGGCTGGCGCAAACACCGCAAGCTTTTCCGGCGGCTGAGATTCGGGCCATTCACGACCGAGCGGAGTCCGCTCGCGTCGTCGGGACCGATGATGCGAGCCTGTTCGAATGGGCGGGCAAAGAAGTGACCGTCATTCCAGGGGATTATCACAACATTAAAATGACGACGCCTGAAGATTTACTGTTTGGCGAAGCGATCTTGACAAAGGAGGATTATCGATGA
- the ispF gene encoding 2-C-methyl-D-erythritol 2,4-cyclodiphosphate synthase: protein MRIGQGFDVHAFAEGRPLILGGIEIPHDRGLLGHSDADVLLHTIADAALGAIAAGDIGKHFPDTDPAFKDADSKVLLRHVWKLVKAEGYVLGNVDATVMAERPKLRTYIDDMRAVIAELLEADISQVNVKATTTEKLGFTGREEGIAAQAVILLNRA from the coding sequence ATGAGAATCGGACAAGGATTTGATGTGCATGCGTTCGCCGAAGGGCGGCCGCTCATTTTAGGGGGGATCGAGATCCCGCATGATCGTGGTTTACTCGGTCATTCAGACGCTGACGTGCTCTTGCATACGATCGCGGACGCGGCACTTGGGGCGATTGCGGCAGGGGATATCGGCAAACATTTCCCGGATACCGACCCGGCGTTCAAAGACGCAGATTCAAAAGTGTTGCTCCGACACGTCTGGAAACTCGTGAAAGCGGAAGGGTACGTGCTCGGCAACGTCGATGCGACGGTAATGGCGGAACGTCCGAAACTCCGGACGTATATCGACGACATGCGAGCGGTCATCGCGGAACTGCTTGAAGCCGACATTAGCCAAGTGAACGTCAAAGCGACGACGACGGAAAAGCTCGGTTTCACAGGACGTGAAGAAGGAATTGCCGCCCAGGCGGTCATCCTGCTCAACCGTGCTTGA